CTGCTcttgcacgcgctgctcttcttctgagagtcccagtagtaaacatgcgcgccaaaaaaagcaggctacctggtTGTTAcgtgccgctcatgcgttgtaaaaccagcgtaacagactttattgttttgcaagtggacaaaactaaagtttaaacaatatgatggtgatcttactaagcatgcctcctgatagatttatttgtataaagcaaaaaggagggatgacgagtcagggaggtaagacttaacaaacctaattctctgccatgtgtcaagtctacaacagataatcctataacacatctctttttttttgtattttattgaattgtctatagaatttcattcaaattaaatgaatatttatgcaaaagtaatttcttaaatgatctcagcatcactccagttgtcttaatattgttttccagttacatttaagattattttgaagaataattgtataataataagaatacttttatttataataaatataatatacctatgtatatgtatatgtgtgtatatatatatatatatatatatatatatatatatatatatatatatatatatatatatgtgcatatatgtgtgtatatatgtgtgtatatatgtgtgtatatatatgtgtgtatatatatatatatatatatatatatatatatatatatatatatatatatatatatatatatatatatatatatatatatatatatatatatatatatatatatatatatatatatatatatatatatatatatatatatatgccccaATTCgtgggggtacgtgccccagtagagctttatgcctagcaacgcccctggtttgAATACTGAAACAAATAACAGCCATCGCTTACAAGGTTATATTTTACCATCAAAATGTTTTATATCATTATCAACTTTTGATGTCTAACCACTGTGTAATTCAAttgattgttaaaaataaaataattgaagtgctatattttttattagtgtAAGTGCCCGCTCACTTTTGACAAGGCCTGTCCAAAAATGGATTTCTGCTACTATAATACAAATGCACTATTAATGTTgcattatcattgtttatttttctgttatgtACAGAGATTTGAAATATATTACTTATTTCATCTCGAATCAATTTCAATCATCACGTTACGTTTTAATTTGCCTTTATTTGACCTCTAACTAAATACGGGTGCTGTGACATGTAACTATATTTAGCACCCCTATATGAGAGAGCGCATACAGTGCTTAgtcaaagtttttattatttaaatttaattgaacaaaGGGAACCGTTTACATTGCATTACCAAGGTAACTACTGATGCGTTTTGTGTAATGTTTCCAAGAGCTTTATTGCAGCACGACAGTGGAAAATGAAACTGTATCCATGCTGTCTGGCCCAGTTTGGCATGGAACAGAACGCTTCAGCATAAACAACGATTCAGCACAATAGTGGAAAAGCAactataagcacgtgatcctctcgaaattagtttataaataaacttcacttaaattcaaatgaggttgtgctcttttcaaaatagggcggagctacaaatacctgtgagtcagcatagtggcagattcaaaaacaaaactgacgtgctatgctaatgagggagagatggtcactaaagggggcggggctttccccctctgatgacacgtacaaagggagaatgtcaatcaaagtgtttttgcagactgtttttattaagtgtgtttataaaaaatacaattaatatacgtttaccattagaagctgcttatattcacacatgGTTGCCACACATCTGTCTACTTGCCTTATAAAACAgacttttgcataataggttccctttaagtaCTTAAGTGTTTGCTTTCCACAGATCACCAACACACTGAAGTCGTACTTTTATCAATGCAAATAAATGCGCCACTGATACACTTGAGCTTTCAAAGCAGTTACAATgaatttcattcaaatattttCTGCAAGTGACTTCTGTCCAAAGCAAATGCAGATTCTGTTACTGTAGACTCAAAGACACTTATTCATGCATCACATACACAATTTTACTGCATTTAAATAGTAAACGTGTGTGTAACATCGATCAACATGCATAAAGTGTCAACATCATAGTGAAACGAATAAAATGTTATACGTACGCATTATAACAGAGATGATACTCGGTGCTTTAATAAACCCTGAAATAGGACAAACACAAATGATACTATAGTGATTTGTACTGCAATTTGACAATGTGAAATCTACATTTATTATCTGAACTCAGGAGAGTGATAAGAAATAATCTTACTTTTATGCAGAATTATGCAGGCCATTGTCATTTATGACAGTCTGATGTGTTTCTGTTCATCCACTAATCAGCCCAGAAGACGAGTTTCCTTCACAgttaagagaagaaaaaaaaaatgtattaggaCTGGCTATAATGCatgataaacacaaaacaacacgcacaaaaaaataaaggttttcaaTTTATTTCACACAGACAAGTAGGTTTTACAATCCCTGTAGGAGTTCTACTTATGTAAttctttttatactgtacagactgtaaaTTCTGTCCCTCTGCCCCACCCCTGAGCCAATTCCTCAcagaaacaatacatttttacattcccATAAATCAGTCTTGACCTGGTCAAAGCCCAGATTAACTACACCCAAATCACACAATCCTGTCATGACCTACAtgattcatcatcatcatcatcatcatcaagagCAGAAAGATCTTACCTGATGTACTGCAAGCTGAAACACAGTGGTCTTCACCTGAAACAGTTGACTGCCTAACaaagtatttatttgtgtgttgtgATGTTTACCGTTAAGTTATCGCTCCATCATCCATGATGGGGAAATATGAGCTCGTATGCGCCGTTTCCTTAAATtcaaatttattcaaattaaacagTAAAAACTCACAAAGGCCttcacaaaaacagctacaatatcATATTGTTTATTAAGACCTTACAAATACACCAAAAAGATCACCTGAATGAAAGGGAAAATTAATCCTTCACATGCTTTAATgcatggcagcacggtggctcagcggttagcattgtggccacacagcaagaaggctgctggtttgtgttttaatttagtttatccaattttcCTAGGACGACtctgggggaaattggagcacccagaaaaaacccacgtgaacacggggagcacatgcaaacaccacacagaaatgacaactggcccagctgggattcgaaccagtgcctttcttgctttgaggcaacagtgctaaccacagagccaccgagCTGCcctttctgtaaatatttctttgtcAAAATATAAAACAGTCCTTATAGATGCAACATTCGTTTTCTCTGTGACAGCTTTTAAGCttgacatacatatatatatttatgaaactTTTTTACAGCTTAGCTTTTAATGTGTAACACTATGAAAATGAATCAATATATTCACCCATTTACATGACATTGTATGACgcacattaatatttaaaatgtgaaatgaTCACAATCAGCATTCTGAGCTCAACAAACCAAAATATAATAATGGAGGATCAGTAAATAAAGAGCTTCACAACTCATCATCTGATTACATATAATGTAAACTCATGTTATTTCCCTTTACCATGAGCTTAAATGTTTTAGACAATTGCctaaatttaactgaaaatatgtaataattattttaataatcatttaaaaagcatTATACAATAACAATCAACAACAGAATATCATTAACAATCAATATGCAACCATATGCTTTTCACTCACCAGCAACAACCCAGATGACATGATAATTAATACCagacattaaacattaaacataaaacGTCTGTATCATATAAAACATCCTGTAAAATAGTGTTGATTTTATTTGTTGCACTTGAAGCTGTTTCCAGAGCAAAGACATGTGAAGCAGTTCTTGTACTGTTGTCTGATCTGGAGAGGAGGGAAGACGAGTGAGTTTTGGAGATCAATTTAACCTCTGAAATGATCAGATTGATGAACAGTGAATGTTAAACAGATTAAGAGACAGAGTCAGACAAAGAAAAGTGATAGGAAGACAGACATaaactgggaaatatttaaagcaaaagcattctgtgtgtgtttaaacCACTCAGCTCAGACCTCTTTTAAAGGTCTGGTGGAAACAGTAGCCTCAGTTTTATAATCAATAATTTCAGAAGTCTATTATGCAATCAGATGCCAGCAATACATGCATTATCAATTACATGCAGTAATACATGAAAAAGCAGAGCAATTATCAGCATGACTGAGTTCATGAAACATAATATGGTCAATGAGTTACTAATGAAAAATAAACTGAAGGAGACCAAGaacaaaaccttgagagaaagGGCTTTTAGAAGATTTTCAGGGGCAGCATTGAAGAAATGTCAAGATAGCAAGACAGCAGACAGTAGAGGCTTAAACGGAGTAAATGTCTGACCTCATTATTGAGCACACAGTAGATCAGGAAGATGAAGGTTCCCTGCTGAGAGTTCAAGATCAGGAAGACGATCTGCAGCACCTCACTGCTATCAGTGAAGAAACCCAGAATCCAAGGACAACCAAGAACCACAAACTGACAAACTGTTTTAAACGCTATAACCCTGTAGAAAAACAAAGatctctgatgtttttttttttttattattacaaccccaaatcagaaaaggttgggataATATGAAAGCTTATGCTGAACTACCGTGATCTCTGATCAAGAATCAAGAAttctcattcatctataagccatatcaccacatgggctcaggactactatGAAAACCTATGtgaagtaccacaatatgtagttacatccacaaattccAGTTAAAACTGTGCTGTGCTGaaaagaagccctatgttaacagtgtccagaaatgccttcgacttctctgggcttagAGGCATCTGGCATGGactatcacacagtggaaacctgtactgtggtcagatgatttagtatttcaggtattttttggcaTATCTTTGGCATATCTCGGGATTTTGTTCACGAGTgggggaaggatggaacgtgataTTAAGAGGCGGatcggtgcagcagcagcagtaatgtggtcaatGTACCGGTaagttgtggtaaagaaggagcggagccaaaaggcaaagctttgATTTACTGGTCAAGTTACGTTCCTACTCtcttgagctttgggtcatgaccgaaaggacaagatctcgcaTACAAGctgccgaaatgagtttccttcaaagggtggcagggtgcactcttatggatagggtgaggagctctgacactcgggaggagctcggagtagagccgctgctcctccatatCAAGAgtagtcagctgaggtggctctggcATCTGTTCTGGATGCCTCCTGGATACCTACCTAGGGagatgttccaggcatgtcccaccgggaggaggcctcgcggaagacccaggacatgctggagggactatgtctttcGGCTGGCATGGGactgcctcgggatccccccggtggagctggaggaagtgtctggggagagggaagtctgggattctctcctaagactgaTGCCTCCGCGACCAGGCCCCAGAAAAAcggcagaaaatgaataaatgaaggtaTTTTTGGAATAAATGGATGCCCATGTATATTTAAACAAGACAATGCAACCCCACATTCTGCACAAATAATACAAAGTTTTGGCCGCGGAGGAAGAGAATACAGGTACTTGATTGGTCtgtctgcagtcccaacctgtctccaatagcgAATGTGTGGAGTGTTTGAATcgcaaaatgtgacaacgaagaccccatactgtttcccagcttaagacttgtttgcaggaagaatgggagaAAATTATTCATCACTTGGTTCTTTCAGTccccagtgcttcccacacacagactttacttgggtgggccgccttacttttaagcctgatttactttcgCTTGGCTTTGCAGCTGACAGTGCACGCACAAgactaaaatattcatttatttattcattttcgtttcggcttagtccctttattagtccggggtcgccgcagtggaatgaaccgccaacttatccagcaagtttttacgcagcggatgcctttccagccgcaacccatctctgggaaacatccacacacactcatactctacggacaatttagcctacccaatttacctgtaccgcatatctttggactgtgggggaaactggagcacccggaggaaacccacgcgaatgcagggagaacatgcaaactccacacagaaacgccaactgacccagccgaggctgtaaccagcgaccttcttgctgtgaggtgacagcactacctactgtgccactgcgtcgccagactaaaacgtaaaaaaaaattattaattataggaaattacatctaaactggctgcaaaatatatgtacaccattaaaaatgtttaattaactcatttgccttagttttattgttgtaattattacactttttaaagatttttattccttagatgtttttattccttaatgtcatttaatttgatgatgttaatatattacatatttgatACATATCTAACAAGCTTTGCCAATACTAaacaaaatgtcagcagcagattttacctgtcagtgggagCACGTGGCTtctgaatagaataaaagtaaaaccaattgtcttaaaaaaaacttccacccattgaaaaaaccccagtgtataataaataaaaatactgttaaaaatcacTTTCTTTTGTCGCATGTAGGTAACCATGTGACGTGGGAAGGTCCAAACCTGTGGTAAGCACTgatccctaaatgtcttttaagtctTGTGgtaaggaatggcaacattacaaagtggtaaatgttttactgttccaactatttttaaatttgttgcaAGAACTAAAATTTGAATatgtttacttaaaaataaaaaactataaaaatcacGCAGAACACATTAAACAATGTTTTGTATTGTCTGCATGAAACACAAGtctaagtaaatttagaaatcactactttcttttaatttgcatttccaaactgtcccaaccttttctcaTTTAGGATTGTATTATATGATTCATGAATAAACATTTATGGTGATTAGTAGACTGTCTAGGTGAGAACTTAAAGATTGTTACTTGGTTTGTTTAATCTGTGTAACTTCAGCATTTAGATTTTTGAGAGTCGAGTTCAGAGTGATGACGATTTTAATGAAGAGAATCAAGTTTAGCTGCAGAAAGAACAAAGAAATGATAACTTtagtttttatatacatttataagccTGTGTGTTAAATGCTAGAACTTACTGCTAGTATGACACAAACAGGACCCAGAGAACTCCAAATAAACCCTTCAGCAGTTTTAATCCAGCAGCtgattagaagaaaaaaaaactattttagatgTTGACTCTTGAACACATATGAATCTTGCATGTGATGTTGAAACAGTATGTGTATAAATGTGCATTAATATGATCCaggaaaagcaaaataaaacatcatttgAATAAACTTATCAAAATAttatttcaggtgttttataGATTTGAATCTTTTCTGTGACACTGATATAGCATGTTCAACAGATAGCAGAGATATCATAAAATCCTCTTGGTTATTTCCTTCTAAACAAATTACcgtaaacaaaaacaactcacTGTTTGCTACCGTATGCTTCTGGAATCAACCCAATAGACACACCCACTACAACCAGAGCAACCACATATCCAATCGCACACAGGAATCCACTGCTAAGCTCCTCCCTCTTTTTGGAGCTGATCTGTGATAGGTTCTTGACACAGATGAAGAGCAACACAGCTTCAATGAACATCCACACAAAGGCGGAGAGAAAGAGGAAGTGCAGAAGGCCTGCTATCACCACACACAACACCTGGAGACCATGAGAGAGGGTTATGAGGATTCTCAGTGCGGCTGTGCTGAGCTGTAGAGCTCCTTCATCATTCTCACCTGCTGAGGGCGAATGAGGCTCAGGAACTGTTGTGTGAGCAGAAACAGAAGGTGAGCCGACAGCAGACTGATGCAGATGTTGATTCGAGCCACATTATTGACTCCAGGACTCCACTGACAAAGAGCAAAGGACAACAGAGCCAAACTGAATAACACCAGACCCACGATCACACACACCAGATTCAGCAGATCCAGCAGATCGCTCTGAGAAAACATGCAGAGAACATGAGTGCCAAATCTGTGCTGCTCTTCAATGCTCTCTAGAAATGTTCTGGTACCGGTGGTGGACTGCTGCTGGTCTGCATGATGAGAGCGAATGTGGACAGATGAACACAGGAACACACAGTGTGGCTGCTGTTGCTGTTTAACACAGAACAACCATCTACAATCCACTCGCTGATATTCCAGTACACACAGGACAGAGAACCGTTGGGGTCAAACTCctgcaagaagaagaagaaacaagCAGAAAATATGAGAAGAGTGAATATTAGATGTGTTCAGATGTTGATCAGTGCTGATGTTGGACAAAAACACATTTCAGTCTCTCACTCTGATGTGTCTGAAGGTGAAGTTGACTGCTTTGGTGAGTGTAGTGTTGCTGGTTTTGGGAAGAGTAGCTGAGATCACAGTGGACATCATGGTTTTAATGGTGTCATTAGTTGTGTTGAAGAAGTCGGCCTTCAGTAGATTCTCCATTGTGGTGAAGCTCATGAAAGCCACAGCAGCAGATCCTGTGGGACAGAAACAGATACTTGCATGCTATGAAATCAGGCAACTGAAATTCATGTTCATATTTGCTCTGTGTTAATAATTACTAGCAGTTTGTGTAAACATATCTTAAACGAGATACACTAATTGTTTTTGTACATACTTATTTCATTGTTCTTGGCAATTCCAATCAGATCGATATCCACAAAAGCTTTTTTTGTCTCCAGCTCAGGGATTTCATCTAAGGTGACCTGTGGTCCAACACTGTAGATTTGTCCctctgaattaaaagaaaaaactttaaataatttagccTATCAATCCAATAAATCCAGACCagaaaatgtgaaataataaagtcatccagaatgtaatttatttttaaaaattacattttaatgtacagtAGGCTGTATGTGCAGTAACTTGCATATCCATTTTCACTTACCCACAGAGTCCAGAGTAAAGCTGATATTGTCACTTGTGTTCGTGGCCTTCACCAGCATGGACACCAGTTTCTCGCTGGCTTTTAACACACGATTTCCATCTAACACCAGTTTATTTGAGTCGGCTGCTGCTGACTCTACAAACATCTCTGTACTATTGAGGACCATGTCCAAACATTTGGTCACATCCTATTGTAGTGATCATATAAACAGGCTTACTTTCAACTAAAGTTGAAAGAAATGTTACAGTATCACCCATGTTTCAAAAcagaattttataattttattcttACAGTGAAGGGAAGCACTTGAGTTAGGCTTTCTATGAGGTCGAGGAGATTTTCCACACATCGAGCTGTGGTCTGAAATCACAAACAagcttcaatcaatcaatcaatcaaatcaatcaatcaatcatacatccatccattcagttgTCTCAAATCACAAACAAgcttcaaccaaccaaccaaccaatcaaatcaaccaatcaatcaatccctCCATCCAGTAGTCTGAAATCAGAAACAAGCTTGAATCAATCCATCAAcaaaccaatcaattaatcatttgatcaatcaatcaatcaaatcaatcctGCGGTCTAAAATCAAACAAgattcaatcaaccaaccaatcctGTGGTCTGAAATCACAAACaagaatcaatcaatccatccctccatccatccagtaGTCTGAAATCTCAAACAAGCTTGAAAcgaccaatcaatcaattaattaattaatcattcgatcaatcaatcaatcaaccaatcaatcaatcaatcaatcaatccgtcCATCCAGTAGTCTGAAATCTCAAACAAGctttaaccaaccaatcaatcaatcattcgatcaatcaatcaattaatcaatcaatcaatccctcAATCCATCCAGTAGTCTGAAATCACAAACAatcttcaatcaatcaatcaaccaatctatcaatcaatcaatcaattaatcattcGATCGATccatcaattaattaatcaatcaatcaatccctccatccatccagtaGTCTGAAATCACAAACAagcttcaatcaatcaatcaatcaatcaacccattcatccatcaagTAGTCTGAAATCACAAACAagcttcaatcaatcaatcaatcaaccaaccaatcaatcctgTGGTCTAAAATCAAACAAgattcaatcaaccaaccaaccaaccaaccaatcaatcaatcaatcaatcaatccatcctgTGGTCTAAAATCAAACAagattaaaacaaacaatcaatcaatcaatcaatcaatttaaaacaatatacatCACCCAGTGatgtataaaaattaaaactgtataaaaagtacataaacacaattaaaaaataattctaaagtatgtttatatatgattgttaatttgatgttattttaaaGCACTTTCTAATAAAAGCTTTATTGTGTTTGCTTATTGGTCAATAAACCATTtcgaatattaaatatatacaacaCAAAATCAGCAACATAAACAAACCTACAAAAAAAATATGTCCATGAATCTGCATTATTGTGCTGTTATTCCAGGCTGTCATTGACTCCAACCCTTCAATAACTTCAGATACTCATCTCAACTAACCTTGCATTCTTCCAGCACTGTGATGTTCAAACCTAGAATGGGAAGACAGTACATTTAGATTAAACCTTCAGAATTCAAGCATGCCATGTACTCACCAGACCCAAAACAGGATTCCACTGACAAGGAATTGAATTAATAAGTACAacctgtttagtttagtttagtctgtacCTGTAGTAGTAGTAGAGGTAGTAGATGCAGTTGAAGTGACTGGCTGTAAGAGGACTAGAAAACAGAAACAGATGATAAATTAGACTCAATTGCTGTCTTGTTCATAGGGATATAGATCAGGCAATATTACAGACCACCATCATCCTCACCTGTTGAATAACTCGTAGATGTTGTGGAAATGACTGGTGGTAAAGGAACTAAAATATAAAGATCTTAAATCACACTCATGTGTGGAACTACTAAGTTCTTCATCATAATAGCTgttaataaaagtttattttaaaggcCCCACAATCAGACTGGCGTCATCCTCACCTGTTGTGGTTAGACGTGTGGATAATGCAGAAGAGACTGAAGGTAAATTAATTGAACGGTTTACAAGTAATTTGATACTGAACAATAATGTGCTGTTTAAGAAGACACTAATAAATATGGTTGAGTTTTGGTCTTGTAGTTCTGCACATCCTTACCTGTAGCAGTAGAACTGGTAGATGTGGAAGAGACAACTGGTAAagagacaaatatatatatatgtgtgtatatgtataatagtgagaaatgtctttaaaaaggACACATTTTTCATTATCCTTACCTGATGTAGTAGGAATGGTAGATGTTGAGGAAGCGACCGACTGTAAAGggactgaaaaataaaaatgcaaacagaTGATAAATCAGATTTAGAATGATAAATGACTCTGTTAATTCTGATTACATGAATTACGGAGACCTTGTGTTTCCTCACTTGTAGACATCATGCTGGCAGAAGTTGTGGAAGTGACTGCATGTAAAGTAAAAGAATGGAAACAGATATCGACTTACTGTGTTCtacaacagtggttctcaaacttttaagccagcgacccccaatgtaagatcgtcaagaactcgcgacccccccactaccaaaacatattcaaacaataaaaataacttattttaagttttataaacagatttattgcatttgaaatcaacactaatcaaaactaacaagcaaaaaatatatgtatatgcatgcgtgaggaaaatatgtctcaatgaaatcccgttatcacaagaaaacacattttaatagctaattgagtgaccaaaagatacacggacgaaccgctcaccggccctgcacgcactgcttgacatgaattcattaatgaatctgttaacaatacgttaactgtactgtgttctcacgcctggtgtctgatattgcacagatgcttttgacatataccttattatttgtatacatcattttaatagcaataccggtcttttcatgagctgcaatattagtctaatcttggtcagtgcaagcccttttgcaatggtgtatgtggtgttaaattttacatatagctgataGCATCTAgccattaaataaagaattaaacagaacctatcgtgcttaaaatgtgtagatgtggcaaactgttacctgaaagttccgtcccacagactttacagtgaatgctttagttattttcatagcagacttgaagccaatggaagtcttttatccactcttggaaaagtgtagatggtggattaacattcaccacgtgatcagtaatcagatgtgccattatttgtagctttagctggtttctaaaactaaatctgtcagtgttttcgttctctcatcttcagcgcgttacattttcgcggctgtatctcctgtcatctgaaggcagaaggcgttgactgaatgattcagtctagcgcagtgggccaataagagcGCAAAGGCGGGAgaagcgttgccggctttgtttactgcagcaagttgacatgacaacagttttaaactgttcctgagcgctgcgttttaagtgcaaagatgcattctgcctgaatgtgtcctaaatactttatgaattcatcaataatatctttaaaaaatctgaaaatattagctttcacttataatactgaaatatttattataatcactgaaaattacacagtttttaaatcactctcgcgaccccttgaaattattctgcaaccctgcaggggtcgcgacccccagtttgagaaccactgctctacaatacatgaaaaaaacattttttttacatttgtgcaACATAATACAGTACAGTGGAGTCTCTTACTTGTAGAGGTAGAAGGAGATGTTGAGGAAGTGATCGGCTGtaagaaaactaaatcagacaaaaacaGATGTAAAACAGACCCAGGAGTGAAACTACAGTGTTCTTGATCATTATGATGTCTTTTGAAAGGCCACATTCAGTGTAGCATCATTCTCACCTGTTGTGGGCGAAGTGCTGGATGTTGCAGAATTGACTAAACGTAAATGAATTGAAAGGTTTACATGG
This genomic stretch from Danio aesculapii chromosome 1, fDanAes4.1, whole genome shotgun sequence harbors:
- the LOC130223281 gene encoding adhesion G protein-coupled receptor E3-like; translated protein: MTSINTTVTPQTSSAGLNITVLEECKTTARCVENLLDLIESLTQVLPFTDVTKCLDMVLNSTEMFVESAAADSNKLVLDGNRVLKASEKLVSMLVKATNTSDNISFTLDSVEGQIYSVGPQVTLDEIPELETKKAFVDIDLIGIAKNNEIRSAAVAFMSFTTMENLLKADFFNTTNDTIKTMMSTVISATLPKTSNTTLTKAVNFTFRHIREFDPNGSLSCVYWNISEWIVDGCSVLNSNSSHTVCSCVHLSTFALIMQTSSSPPPSDLLDLLNLVCVIVGLVLFSLALLSFALCQWSPGVNNVARINICISLLSAHLLFLLTQQFLSLIRPQQVLCVVIAGLLHFLFLSAFVWMFIEAVLLFICVKNLSQISSKKREELSSGFLCAIGYVVALVVVGVSIGLIPEAYGSKHCWIKTAEGFIWSSLGPVCVILALNLILFIKIVITLNSTLKNLNAEVTQIKQTKVIAFKTVCQFVVLGCPWILGFFTDSSEVLQIVFLILNSQQGTFIFLIYCVLNNEIRQQYKNCFTCLCSGNSFKCNK